One part of the Arabidopsis thaliana chromosome 1 sequence genome encodes these proteins:
- the NIA1 gene encoding nitrate reductase 1 (nitrate reductase 1 (NIA1); FUNCTIONS IN: nitrate reductase activity, protein binding; INVOLVED IN: nitric oxide biosynthetic process, nitrate assimilation, response to light stimulus; LOCATED IN: cytosol; EXPRESSED IN: 24 plant structures; EXPRESSED DURING: 13 growth stages; CONTAINS InterPro DOMAIN/s: Cytochrome b5, heme-binding site (InterPro:IPR018506), Nitrate reductase NADH dependent (InterPro:IPR012137), Ferredoxin reductase-type FAD-binding domain (InterPro:IPR017927), Oxidoreductase, FAD-binding domain (InterPro:IPR008333), Immunoglobulin E-set (InterPro:IPR014756), Cytochrome b5 (InterPro:IPR001199), NADH:cytochrome b5 reductase (CBR) (InterPro:IPR001834), Oxidoreductase, molybdopterin-binding domain (InterPro:IPR000572), Oxidoreductase FAD/NAD(P)-binding (InterPro:IPR001433), Oxidoreductase, molybdopterin binding site (InterPro:IPR022407), Riboflavin synthase-like beta-barrel (InterPro:IPR017938), Eukaryotic molybdopterin oxidoreductase (InterPro:IPR008335), Flavoprotein pyridine nucleotide cytochrome reductase (InterPro:IPR001709), Moybdenum cofactor oxidoreductase, dimerisation (InterPro:IPR005066); BEST Arabidopsis thaliana protein match is: nitrate reductase 2 (TAIR:AT1G37130.1); Has 14813 Blast hits to 14437 proteins in 2198 species: Archae - 168; Bacteria - 6976; Metazoa - 1728; Fungi - 2215; Plants - 1479; Viruses - 3; Other Eukaryotes - 2244 (source: NCBI BLink).): protein MATSVDNRHYPTMNGVAHAFKPPLVPSPRSFDRHRHQNQTLDVILTETKIVKETEVITTVVDSYDDSSSDDEDESHNRNVPYYKELVKKSNSDLEPSILDPRDESTADSWIQRNSSMLRLTGKHPFNAEAPLPRLMHHGFITPVPLHYVRNHGAVPKANWSDWSIEITGLVKRPAKFTMEELISEFPSREFPVTLVCAGNRRKEQNMVKQTIGFNWGSAGVSTSLWKGIPLSEILRRCGIYSRRGGALNVCFEGAEDLPGGGGSKYGTSIKKEMAMDPARDIILAYMQNGELLTPDHGFPVRVIVPGFIGGRMVKWLKRIIVTPQESDSYYHYKDNRVLPSLVDAELANSEAWWYKPEYIINELNINSVITTPGHAEILPINAFTTQKPYTLKGYAYSGGGKKVTRVEVTLDGGDTWSVCELDHQEKPNKYGKFWCWCFWSLDVEVLDLLSAKDVAVRAWDESFNTQPDKLIWNLMGMMNNCWFRIRTNVCKPHRGEIGIVFEHPTRPGNQSGGWMAKERQLEISSESNNTLKKSVSSPFMNTASKMYSISEVRKHNTADSAWIIVHGHIYDCTRFLKDHPGGTDSILINAGTDCTEEFEAIHSDKAKKLLEDYRIGELITTGYDSSPNVSVHGASNFGPLLAPIKELTPQKNIALVNPREKIPVRLIEKTSISHDVRKFRFALPSEDQQLGLPVGKHVFVCANINDKLCLRAYTPTSAIDAVGHIDLVVKVYFKDVHPRFPNGGLMSQHLDSLPIGSMIDIKGPLGHIEYKGKGNFLVSGKPKFAKKLAMLAGGTGITPIYQIIQSILSDPEDETEMYVVYANRTEDDILVREELEGWASKHKERLKIWYVVEIAKEGWSYSTGFITEAVLREHIPEGLEGESLALACGPPPMIQFALQPNLEKMGYNVKEDLLIF, encoded by the exons aactctcGACGTCATCCTCACCGAAACTAAAATCGTCAAAGAAACCGAAGTCATCACCACCGTCGTAGACAGTTACGACGACTCCTCAAGCGACGACGAAGACGAGAGCCATAACCGTAACGTCCCTTACTACAAAGAGCTggttaaaaaatcaaacagcGATTTAGAACCGTCGATTTTAGATCCGAGAGATGAATCAACGGCTGATAGTTGGATTCAACGTAACTCATCCATGCTCCGTCTCACCGGAAAACATCCATTCAACGCCGAAGCACCTCTTCCTCGTCTTATGCACCATGGATTCATCACTCCAGTTCCACTCCATTACGTCCGCAACCACGGTGCAGTTCCCAAAGCGAATTGGTCAGACTGGTCAATCGAAATTACCGGACTCGTTAAACGTCCGGCTAAATTCACCATGGAAGAGCTAATCTCCGAGTTCCCCAGCCGCGAATTCCCGGTGACACTCGTCTGCGCCGGTAATCGCCGCAAGGAACAGAACATGGTGAAACAAACGATCGGATTCAATTGGGGATCCGCCGGAGTATCTACTTCTCTATGGAAAGGTATTCCGTTAAGCGAAATCCTCCGTCGATGCGGGATCTATAGCCGGAGAGGAGGCGCGTTAAACGTTTGCTTCGAAGGAGCGGAGGATCTTCCCGGCGGCGGCGGATCTAAATACGGAACAAGTATTAAGAAGGAGATGGCGATGGATCCGGCTAGAGATATTATCTTAGCTTATATGCAAAACGGCGAGCTTTTAACGCCGGATCATGGGTTTCCGGTTCGGGTCATTGTACCGGGTTTCATCGGTGGTCGGATGGTTAAATGGTTAAAGAGAATCATCGTCACGCCTCAAGAATCTGACAGTTACTATCACTATAAAGACAATCGAGTCCTTCCTTCTCTCGTTGATGCTGAGCTGGCAAATTCCGAAG CTTGGTGGTATAAGCCTGAATACATAATCAACGAGCTTAATATAAACTCGGTGATTACAACACCTGGTCACGCAGAGATTTTACCGATTAATGCATTCACTACTCAGAAGCCGTACACATTAAAAGGCTACGCTTATTCTg GAGGAGGTAAGAAGGTAACGAGGGTTGAGGTGACTCTAGACGGAGGAGACACGTGGAGTGTTTGTGAGCTTGACCACCAGGAGAAACCGAACAAGTACGGTAAATTCTGGTGCTGGTGTTTCTGGTCACTTGACGTTGAGGTTCTTGATCTGCTCAGTGCTAAAGACGTCGCGGTTCGAGCCTGGGACGAGTCTTTCAATACTCAGCCTGATAAACTCATCTGGAACCTCATG GGGATGATGAACAATTGCTGGTTCAGGATTAGGACCAACGTGTGCAAGCCTCATAGAGGAGAGATAGGGATAGTTTTCGAACACCCGACCAGACCCGGAAACCAGTCGGGTGGGTGGATGGCAAAGGAGCGTCAGCTTGAGATTTCCTCAGAATCCAACAATACCTTGAAGAAATCTGTCTCATCTCCTTTCATGAACACTGCCTCGAAGATGTATTCAATCTCTGAAGTTAGAAAACACAACACTGCTGACTCTGCATGGATCATCGTCCACGGTCACATCTATGACTGTACACGTTTCTTGAAAGATCATCCAGGAGGCACAGATTCTATCCTGATAAACGCAGGTACAGATTGCACCGAAGAGTTTGAAGCCATTCACTCTGACAAAGCCAAGAAGCTTTTGGAAGATTACCGTATCGGTGAACTCATCACCACTGGCTACGACTCTTCCCCTAACGTCTCAGTTCATGGTGCCTCAAACTTTGGTCCTTTGTTAGCTCCAATCAAAGAGCTAACTCCTCAAAAGAACATTGCTTTGGTCAACCCACGTGAGAAAATCCCGGTTAGGCTCATTGAGAAGACTTCGATCTCGCACGACGTTCGTAAGTTCCGATTCGCATTACCATCAGAAGATCAACAGCTTGGTTTACCCGTGGGGAAGCACGTTTTCGTTTGCGCCAACATAAACGACAAACTCTGTCTCAGAGCTTATACTCCCACCAGCGCCATCGACGCGGTTGGTCATATCGACCTCGTCGTCAAAGTTTACTTCAAAGACGTTCATCCAAGGTTTCCCAATGGTGGACTCATGTCTCAACACTTAGACTCGTTACCAATCGGGTCAATGATAGATATCAAAGGTCCACTAGGGCACATCGAGTACAAAGGCAAAGGCAACTTCCTGGTCAGCGGCAAACCTAAGTTTGCCAAGAAACTAGCAATGCTCGCCGGAGGAACAGGCATCACTCCTATCTACCAGATCATTCAATCTATATTGAGTGATCCAGAGGACGAAACCGAGATGTATGTGGTTTACGCAAACAGAACCGAGGATGACATTCTTGTGAGGGAAGAGCTAGAAGGATGGGCTAGTAAGCATAAGGAGAGGCTAAAGATTTGGTACGTCGTTGAAATCGCAAAGGAAGGTTGGAGTTACAGTACCGGGTTTATAACTGAAGCTGTGCTTAGGGAACATATCCCTGAAGGTTTGGAAGGCGAATCGCTAGCACTCGCATGCGGACCACCGCCTATGATTCAGTTTGCGTTGCAGCCAAATCTAGAGAAGATGGGTTACAACGTGAAGGAGGATCTCTTAATCTTCTAG